One Streptomyces sp. L2 genomic window carries:
- a CDS encoding ASCH domain-containing protein, producing the protein MTDVGPREPTDVRLQPLDFELVAAGTKTIEVRVKYPHLADLAAGDTIRFRVKGTDETCDVEVLRVTEYPDFEALLDGEGPVNVNPAATLDRQLVNIRTIYGPEKEALGALAIEIKRMA; encoded by the coding sequence GTGACTGACGTAGGTCCGCGCGAGCCGACCGACGTCCGCCTCCAACCGCTCGACTTCGAGCTCGTGGCAGCGGGCACCAAGACCATCGAGGTGCGGGTCAAGTACCCGCACCTCGCGGACCTCGCCGCCGGCGACACCATCCGCTTCCGCGTCAAAGGCACGGACGAGACCTGCGACGTCGAAGTCCTTCGGGTCACCGAATACCCCGACTTCGAAGCCCTCCTCGACGGCGAGGGTCCGGTGAACGTCAACCCGGCCGCCACCCTTGACCGGCAACTCGTCAACATTCGCACCATCTACGGCCCCGAAAAGGAAGCCCTCGGAGCCCTCGCCATCGAGATCAAGCGCATGGCCTGA
- a CDS encoding S1 RNA-binding domain-containing protein, whose protein sequence is MINQLRPGAVRRVAVIGFDGADVVVELVDGEGEKAEIGRIPGHEASMRRVEHPSELFEIGQEVDAEELGRRGEGQLHLSSRACEIPSLRSFLLSMERGQVVTGTVAEVPNFGVFVHLDGEPDGLCTGFIRVPDLTWSRIDHPSEVVQAGQRITAEVIVAETRSGQVTLSLKALREDPLIRFAKQAGRVVTGRITKVIPFGVLVQLAPEVEGLLHISELTDEPVETPDQLVREGELIAVKVAEVDLQRHRVRLRAADGAGS, encoded by the coding sequence TTGATCAACCAGCTCCGGCCGGGCGCTGTGAGAAGGGTGGCGGTCATCGGGTTCGACGGAGCGGATGTCGTCGTGGAGCTCGTGGATGGCGAAGGAGAGAAAGCCGAGATCGGTCGGATCCCTGGGCATGAGGCTTCGATGCGTCGGGTGGAGCACCCATCCGAGCTCTTCGAGATCGGCCAAGAGGTTGACGCCGAGGAGCTCGGACGTCGGGGTGAAGGTCAGCTTCATCTCTCTTCCAGGGCTTGCGAGATCCCCTCCTTGCGATCCTTTCTCCTCTCCATGGAACGCGGACAGGTTGTCACCGGGACCGTCGCGGAAGTGCCCAACTTCGGGGTCTTCGTCCACCTCGACGGCGAGCCTGATGGCTTGTGCACCGGTTTCATCCGAGTGCCAGACCTGACGTGGTCCCGGATCGACCACCCTTCCGAAGTCGTCCAAGCCGGCCAGCGGATCACAGCGGAGGTGATTGTCGCCGAGACGCGATCCGGACAAGTCACCCTCTCGCTGAAAGCCCTGCGGGAAGATCCCCTCATCCGCTTCGCGAAGCAGGCCGGCCGCGTCGTCACAGGGCGGATCACCAAGGTCATTCCCTTCGGCGTGTTGGTGCAGCTTGCTCCGGAGGTCGAAGGGCTCCTTCACATCTCAGAGCTGACCGACGAGCCGGTTGAGACCCCTGACCAACTCGTCCGCGAAGGCGAGCTGATCGCGGTGAAGGTCGCCGAGGTCGACCTTCAGCGTCACCGGGTGCGGTTGCGCGCTGCTGACGGGGCGGGCAGTTGA
- a CDS encoding Imm21 family immunity protein, producing MGGPLIVIPVSALDAWRGCTESGMIVGDGVDPDDYDRACAVDDLGRRDRRRRGRGAGAGPGGRARRDLLRA from the coding sequence ATGGGCGGTCCCTTGATCGTGATTCCCGTCTCCGCGCTGGATGCCTGGCGCGGGTGCACGGAGAGCGGGATGATCGTGGGGGACGGGGTCGATCCGGACGACTACGACAGGGCTTGCGCGGTGGACGATCTTGGCCGGCGCGATCGCCGTCGGCGAGGACGGGGTGCAGGCGCTGGTCCTGGGGGACGAGCCCGCCGCGACTTGTTACGTGCCTGA
- a CDS encoding Imm21 family immunity protein, with product MAGAIAVGEDGVQALVLGDEPAATCYVPEHHAFLRWLAADSENGLKASAEAVLADPATQWEECGMWITDGPAVPLVDR from the coding sequence TTGGCCGGCGCGATCGCCGTCGGCGAGGACGGGGTGCAGGCGCTGGTCCTGGGGGACGAGCCCGCCGCGACTTGTTACGTGCCTGAGCATCACGCCTTCCTCCGCTGGCTCGCCGCCGACTCCGAAAACGGGCTCAAAGCCTCGGCCGAAGCTGTCCTCGCAGATCCCGCCACCCAATGGGAGGAGTGCGGGATGTGGATCACGGACGGCCCAGCTGTACCTCTGGTCGATCGGTGA
- a CDS encoding IS607 family transposase, whose amino-acid sequence MSKKYRISEFAQRIGRSASTVRRWEAEGRITPKRTTTGQRYFTDADVRAALGIAAHTHRVTVVYCRVSSPGQKDDLASQVAAMETFCLGAGIAVDEWVQEIGGGMNLRRKKFLALMDRIEAGEIARLVIAHEDRLARFGFDLIEHVAERHSCEIVIANAESLSPHQELAEDLLAIVHTFSCRLHGLRRYEKTLKDELKAGGR is encoded by the coding sequence ATGAGTAAGAAGTACCGCATCTCGGAGTTCGCCCAGCGCATCGGGCGGTCTGCGTCGACCGTCCGCCGCTGGGAGGCCGAAGGGCGTATCACGCCGAAACGGACCACGACCGGACAGCGGTACTTCACCGACGCCGACGTACGTGCCGCTCTCGGGATCGCCGCTCACACGCACCGCGTCACGGTGGTGTACTGCCGGGTGTCCTCACCTGGGCAGAAGGACGACCTCGCCTCGCAGGTCGCCGCAATGGAAACCTTCTGCCTGGGTGCCGGTATCGCGGTGGACGAGTGGGTGCAGGAGATCGGTGGCGGGATGAACCTGCGCCGGAAGAAGTTCCTTGCCCTGATGGACAGGATCGAGGCCGGCGAGATCGCCCGTCTGGTCATCGCTCACGAGGACCGACTCGCGAGGTTCGGGTTCGACCTGATCGAGCACGTAGCCGAACGCCACAGCTGCGAGATCGTCATCGCAAACGCCGAATCCCTCTCCCCCCACCAGGAACTGGCAGAGGACCTGCTGGCGATCGTGCACACCTTCTCCTGCCGCCTGCATGGCCTGCGCCGCTACGAGAAGACCCTGAAGGACGAATTGAAAGCCGGTGGCCGGTGA
- a CDS encoding zinc ribbon domain-containing protein, whose protein sequence is MKVTRIAYSRNLNAGKYAQLEEQARRLGRVRAMVWARYGSPVNDGIRDRTIRDAWMKDGTADTFGVLANTWKETLRDAVADIAAHREAGKVKVRKAIHHRYRDKSERKKAYTALKYGRWQDDGFLSWQMRRHVKHGVSRTANQIVVRSDQYNTWRMADGNVWIDIPGLKRRQKIAIPLNTTVAPTGTLRIVLRGGRVEVHYAIDAPDLHEIRPCGIGKVGVDKGYTEVLTDSDGNHHGEELGKLLREESDFLKAKNARRAKIRSVAENARKAGDHVKADRIERSNLGVVKRDRRRSRFTSRVRTVTFTAVHTVVDKAAQVVAEDLTRSFPPRKKLGKNTNRRLAAWTKGVTAEALTSVSERRGSALTLVNAAYSSQVVPCCRILGKRSGDRLHCTRCGELWQADHAAAINVLERDGDPDISLITPHTRVKQLIQERADRLRTRLPVQDSSTHVRRANHPIRAAMLNE, encoded by the coding sequence GTGAAGGTCACCCGCATCGCCTACTCCCGGAATCTCAACGCCGGTAAGTACGCCCAGCTCGAAGAGCAGGCACGTCGCCTCGGCCGTGTGCGGGCCATGGTGTGGGCCCGTTACGGATCGCCTGTCAACGACGGCATCAGGGACCGCACCATCCGCGATGCGTGGATGAAGGACGGCACCGCCGACACCTTCGGCGTGCTGGCCAACACGTGGAAGGAGACCCTTCGCGACGCGGTAGCCGACATCGCCGCGCACCGCGAAGCCGGGAAGGTGAAGGTCCGCAAAGCGATACACCACCGCTACCGGGACAAGTCCGAGCGGAAGAAGGCGTACACCGCACTGAAGTACGGCCGGTGGCAGGACGACGGATTCCTGTCCTGGCAGATGCGCCGGCACGTCAAGCACGGCGTGAGCCGCACGGCGAATCAGATCGTGGTGCGCTCCGACCAGTACAACACCTGGCGCATGGCCGACGGCAACGTGTGGATCGACATCCCCGGGCTGAAGCGGCGGCAGAAGATCGCGATCCCGTTGAACACCACCGTCGCACCCACCGGAACCCTGCGGATCGTCCTCCGCGGCGGACGGGTCGAGGTGCACTACGCCATCGACGCCCCTGACCTGCACGAGATCCGCCCCTGCGGAATCGGAAAGGTCGGCGTGGACAAGGGCTACACCGAGGTCCTGACCGACTCCGACGGCAACCACCACGGCGAAGAACTCGGCAAGCTGCTGCGGGAAGAGTCCGACTTCCTCAAGGCCAAGAACGCCCGCAGGGCCAAGATCCGGTCGGTAGCGGAGAATGCCCGCAAGGCCGGTGACCACGTGAAGGCCGACCGCATTGAACGCAGCAACCTCGGTGTGGTCAAGCGCGACCGGCGCCGCAGCCGGTTCACGTCCCGCGTGCGTACAGTCACCTTCACCGCCGTACACACTGTCGTCGACAAGGCCGCCCAGGTGGTGGCCGAAGATCTCACCCGCTCCTTCCCTCCCCGGAAGAAGCTGGGCAAGAACACCAACCGCCGCCTCGCCGCCTGGACCAAAGGCGTCACGGCCGAGGCGCTCACGTCCGTGTCAGAGCGCAGAGGTTCTGCGCTGACGCTGGTCAACGCGGCTTACAGCTCACAAGTCGTCCCCTGCTGCCGAATCCTCGGCAAGCGATCCGGGGACCGGCTTCACTGCACCCGGTGCGGGGAGCTGTGGCAGGCAGACCACGCGGCTGCGATCAACGTCCTGGAACGAGACGGAGACCCTGACATCTCCCTGATCACCCCGCACACGCGGGTCAAGCAACTCATCCAGGAACGGGCCGATCGTCTCCGGACCAGACTGCCGGTCCAGGACTCCAGCACCCACGTGCGGAGAGCGAACCATCCGATCCGAGCAGCAATGCTCAACGAATAG
- a CDS encoding helix-turn-helix transcriptional regulator — protein sequence MTLEDLRRLRRVRDRMDREYAEPLDMAELARGALMSPGHFQRSFRKAFGETPYSYLMTRRVERAKSLLRRGDLSVTEVCLAVGCTSLGSFSSRFTELVGETPSAYRARSHEESAVIPSCVARTFTRPRRRPW from the coding sequence GTGACCTTGGAGGACCTCAGGCGGCTGCGGCGGGTGCGGGACCGGATGGACCGTGAGTACGCCGAGCCGCTCGACATGGCCGAGCTGGCCCGGGGGGCGCTGATGTCGCCGGGGCACTTCCAGCGCAGTTTCCGCAAGGCGTTCGGGGAGACGCCGTACAGCTATCTCATGACCCGCCGGGTCGAGCGGGCGAAGTCGCTGCTGCGTCGCGGGGACCTCAGCGTGACCGAGGTGTGCCTCGCCGTCGGCTGTACCTCGCTGGGCTCGTTCAGCTCCCGGTTCACCGAGCTGGTCGGTGAGACGCCGAGCGCGTACCGGGCCCGGTCGCACGAGGAGAGCGCGGTGATCCCGTCCTGCGTGGCCCGGACGTTCACGCGGCCGCGCCGCCGGCCCTGGTGA
- a CDS encoding tetratricopeptide repeat protein, translating into MRLPDRHRSRLVLIGAGRYTDPALPDLPAVHRTLTDLAALLTDPYFGLVPSAHCTLLLDDGDLRTVGGRLRSAVAEAEDLLLVYYAGHGLVGGRRHELYLALPDSEWAAPEFNSLEYDKLRDAVLDSPAETKVVVLDCCFSGRAVGDALGAEDERISQLDVAGSYVMTSAQRDQVALALPGEDHTAFSGRLIRLLREGVVGGPELLTVEDLYQRLRSVMASEGLPRPLNRGSGTAHRIALGINRAFAATAGPELRNRQIAAVDRGKDGDWTGAAEELRKILDEQTRVLGPEHADTLRTRQSYAHSLGGAGTPVEAAGLLRRLLADQVRLLGPDHEDTLRTRQFLAVNLGEAGHREEAVGMLRILLADRSRVLGVEHPHTLRTRHMLARNLAPAGEREEALALLRQLVAERERVLGADHPHTARARDDLLGMEGTADGQGPQSGQE; encoded by the coding sequence GTGCGGCTGCCAGACCGCCACCGCTCCCGGCTGGTCCTGATCGGCGCCGGCCGGTACACCGACCCGGCGCTGCCGGACCTGCCCGCCGTCCACCGCACCCTCACCGATCTGGCCGCGCTCCTCACGGACCCGTACTTCGGGCTGGTCCCCTCCGCGCACTGCACGCTGCTGCTCGACGACGGCGACCTGCGCACCGTCGGAGGGCGGCTGCGGTCCGCCGTGGCCGAGGCCGAGGACCTGCTGCTCGTCTACTACGCCGGTCACGGCCTGGTCGGCGGCCGCCGGCACGAGCTGTACCTGGCGCTGCCCGACAGCGAGTGGGCCGCACCCGAGTTCAACTCCCTGGAGTACGACAAGCTGCGCGACGCCGTGCTGGACAGTCCCGCCGAGACCAAGGTCGTCGTCCTCGACTGCTGCTTCTCCGGCCGGGCCGTCGGCGACGCGCTGGGCGCGGAGGACGAGCGGATCTCGCAGCTGGACGTGGCCGGTTCGTACGTGATGACCTCCGCCCAGCGCGACCAGGTGGCCCTCGCGCTGCCGGGCGAGGACCACACCGCGTTCTCCGGGCGGCTGATACGGCTGCTGCGCGAGGGCGTCGTCGGCGGGCCGGAGCTGCTGACGGTCGAGGACCTGTACCAGCGGCTGAGGTCCGTCATGGCGTCCGAGGGGCTGCCCCGGCCGCTCAACCGGGGCAGCGGCACCGCGCACCGCATCGCGCTCGGTATCAATCGCGCCTTCGCCGCGACGGCGGGCCCCGAGCTGCGCAACCGCCAGATCGCCGCCGTCGACCGGGGCAAGGACGGGGACTGGACGGGTGCGGCCGAGGAACTGCGCAAGATCCTCGACGAGCAGACCCGCGTCCTCGGCCCCGAGCACGCCGACACCCTGCGCACCCGGCAGTCCTACGCGCACAGCCTGGGCGGCGCGGGCACCCCGGTGGAGGCCGCGGGTCTGCTGCGCCGGCTGCTCGCCGACCAGGTACGGCTGCTGGGACCCGACCACGAGGACACGCTGCGCACACGGCAGTTCCTCGCGGTCAACCTCGGCGAGGCGGGGCACCGTGAAGAGGCGGTGGGCATGCTGCGCATCCTGCTCGCCGACCGGAGCCGGGTCCTCGGCGTCGAGCATCCGCACACCCTGCGGACCCGGCACATGCTGGCCCGCAACCTCGCGCCGGCCGGCGAGCGGGAGGAGGCGCTGGCGTTGCTGCGGCAGCTGGTGGCGGAGCGGGAGCGGGTGCTCGGCGCGGACCACCCGCACACGGCACGGGCACGGGACGATCTGCTGGGGATGGAGGGGACGGCCGATGGCCAGGGGCCGCAGTCCGGGCAGGAGTGA
- a CDS encoding Clp protease N-terminal domain-containing protein, protein MVSPRRSGRADRVVAVGFEQVELLRQNYLRPGHLLLALALEAEESGTASGFEQLLGVPTGAVVDATRAAFDKGPKNPGRPPVYYTAEAAATLDIAGQEAASSDHGYVEPVHILLALLRQDDDTVAGVLRELGADTGRARARIAERLRSAGLLQTLTRDPGHTTGPVIGRAAEIDRVVQVLTRHRRRVPLLVGEPGIGKEAVTVGVARAVAERRVPDSLGGRTLRSLDLAAVLADSRHRARAGALIAELLAEIAGQAGLILHLEGALTPLHLPEGTTTPLGLFRSLLEEPAVRVIGDCGRAEYDRRDRDPGLERLVQPVFLQEPPEGDIREILRVVRPRLMFHHEAGFTDDALEAAAALARDHVPDQALPGAAVSLLDEAAALVRTRRARSDAPSKEPHEVTEADVVQALAASSGIRAAQPRPAAARPAGQPVPHDPYVWTMS, encoded by the coding sequence GTGGTCAGCCCGCGCAGGAGTGGGCGGGCGGACCGGGTGGTGGCCGTCGGCTTCGAGCAGGTCGAGCTGCTCCGCCAGAACTACCTGAGGCCGGGGCACCTGCTGCTGGCCCTCGCCCTGGAGGCCGAGGAGAGCGGCACCGCCTCCGGGTTCGAGCAGCTGCTCGGGGTGCCGACCGGCGCGGTGGTCGACGCGACGCGGGCGGCCTTCGACAAGGGTCCCAAGAACCCGGGTCGCCCTCCCGTCTACTACACCGCCGAGGCGGCGGCCACGCTCGACATCGCCGGTCAGGAGGCCGCCTCGTCGGACCACGGGTACGTGGAGCCGGTGCACATCCTGCTCGCCCTGCTCCGCCAGGACGACGACACGGTGGCCGGTGTCCTGCGTGAACTGGGCGCCGACACCGGCCGGGCCCGGGCCCGGATCGCGGAACGCCTGCGGTCCGCCGGGCTGCTCCAGACGCTCACCCGCGACCCCGGCCACACCACGGGGCCCGTCATCGGCCGCGCCGCCGAGATCGACCGGGTGGTCCAGGTCCTGACCCGCCACCGGCGCCGCGTGCCCCTCCTGGTGGGCGAGCCGGGCATCGGCAAGGAGGCCGTGACCGTGGGGGTCGCGCGGGCCGTCGCCGAGCGCCGGGTCCCGGACAGCCTGGGCGGGCGCACCCTGCGGTCGCTGGATCTCGCCGCGGTGCTGGCCGACTCGCGGCACCGGGCCCGCGCGGGGGCGCTGATCGCCGAGCTGCTCGCCGAGATCGCCGGCCAGGCGGGGCTGATCCTCCACCTGGAGGGCGCGCTGACTCCCCTGCACCTCCCGGAGGGCACCACCACACCCCTCGGTCTGTTCCGCTCCCTGCTGGAGGAACCGGCCGTCCGTGTCATCGGCGACTGCGGCCGGGCGGAGTACGACCGCCGGGACCGTGACCCCGGTCTGGAACGGCTGGTGCAGCCCGTCTTCCTCCAGGAGCCTCCCGAGGGCGACATACGGGAGATCCTCCGTGTCGTCCGGCCCCGGCTGATGTTCCACCACGAGGCGGGCTTCACCGACGACGCCCTGGAGGCCGCCGCCGCCCTCGCCCGCGACCACGTCCCCGACCAGGCCCTGCCCGGTGCGGCCGTGAGCCTTCTGGACGAGGCGGCGGCGCTGGTCAGGACCCGCAGGGCCCGCTCGGACGCGCCCTCGAAGGAGCCGCACGAG